TTCCGCCTCGCGCAGGACCGCATCGATACGGCGGCTGGCGAGCTTCCCGCGCAGCTGCGGGATGATGCAGAACGCGCAGGAATGATTGCAGCCCTCGGAGATCTTGAGGTAACTGTAATGGCGCGGGGTCAGCTTCACGTCCGGCTGGGGCACCAGGTCGATGTAGGGCCCCTGCGAAGGCGGCGCGGCGGCATGCACGGCCTCGACCACGTCCTCGTACTGGTGCGCGCCGGTGATGGCGAGGACCTTGGGATGGCGCGCGCGGATCAGGTCCGCCTCGTCGCCCATGCAGCCGGTCACGATGACGCGGCCGTTCTCGGCGATGGCCTCGCCGATGGCGTCCAGGCTTTCCTCCTTGGCCGAATCGAGGAAACCGCAGGTGTTCACCAGCACCACGTCGGCGCCGGCGTAGTCCGCGCTCATGGCATAGCCGTCCGCGCGCAGGCGGGTGAGGATGCGTTCGGAATCGACCAGCGCCTTGGGGCAGCCGAGCGACACCATGCCGACTTTCTTCTGATCGGGTATCTGGGTGGCCATGATGGCCGCGCCCCTACACCCGATGCCGCCGATGCGCTAGGGGCGGGCGATGGGACCTGTAAACTGGATCGCCGTGCTTTGCGCATGGCTTGTCGCGGCAGCGGTTGGCCTCGCCTTTTACGGCCGCGCGGCGACGCCTTCGCGCCAGTTGGCGCGCCACGCCATTGCCGCGCTGCTGCTGTTGCTGACCGCGGCCATGATGGGCCACATGTTCGCCCGCGTGGGCGATGCCACGCTGGCGGCCAAGCCCTGGCTTTATCCGATGATGAGCGGCGGGCTGGCGCTGGCCTTTACCGGCCCGGCGCTGTTCATCGCCTATGCAAGGCGCGACCTGGCGCAGGGTGCGGCGTGGAAGGATTACGGCGTGTGGGTGATCACCTATCTGGCGATGGGCGGCGTGTTCTGGGCCGCGGGTTAAAGCCGCACGCCTACAAGCGCACGCCGGCTTCCGTTGCCTCGGTGGGCAGGATCTCGACCACGATGTCGCCCGCCTGTAGGCATTCGGCCTCGTGCTCCCAGAACCCGCAGGCGCCGCCGTTGCGATAGATGCGCAGGCCGCGCCCGCCGCTGGCGAGGTCGGACAGCGGACGGCCGATTTCCTCGGGCAGGACCGGGCGCTCCACCAGTTGCACGCGGCCGGTGACCGAGGCGAGGTCGCCCAGGTAATCGGCGATGTGCGCGCCCTGCGCGCTGCCCGCCAGCAGCAGGCCGGTGAACCGCACGGGGTTGATCACGTTGTCAGCGCCCGCCTGGCGCGCCAGCTGTTCGTTATCCGCCGCGCGCACGACCACGCTGATCGGCACGTTGGGGGCGAGATGACGCACGGTGAGCACGATAAGGATCGAGCTGTCGTCGCGCCCGGCGGACACCAGCACAGTCTTGGCCGCCTCGATGCGTACCGCCTCCAGGTTCTCGTCGCGGGTGGCGTCGGCCTCGATCACGTTGCAGCCGAGCAGTTCGGCCTGCTCCAGCCGTTCCGGGCTGGCGTCCATCACCACGATGCAGGCCGGATCGGTGCCGCGCTCGATCAGTTCGCTCACCGCCTCGGAGCCGGAGACGCCGAACCCCAGCACGACGACATGGTCGTGCAGCTGTTCCTGGATCTGGCCCATGCGAAACTTCTCCCAGCTTCTCTTGATGATGAAATTGTAGGCCGTGCCCACGAATATGAACAGCACGGCGAAACGCACCGGCGTGACAATCACCGCTTCCACCAGCCGTGCCCGGTCGGAAATCGGGGCAATGTCGCCAAAGCCCGTGGTGGTGATCGAGATCATGGTGAAATAGATCACGTCGAGGAAGCTGATGTGGCCATCGAGGTTGTCGACCAGCCCATCCCGGTCCCACCAGTGGATCATGATGACGAGGAAGATCAGCGCCAGCGCGATGCTGAGGCGGATGCTGAGGTCGCCCCATACGGGGATACGCACCGCGCGTTTCAGCGGCGTGAAGCGGCGCTTGTGGATCGGGTGCCGGCGTGCTGGAGGCCGGGGGCGCGGGGTGGGCTTACCGGCCATGGGTCAGCCCCGCCGCATCAGGCGAAGCGGTCCGCCAGCCGACCAAGGGCGGCGTGGTCCGTCAGGTCGAGCTGCAACGGCGTGACGGCGATATAACCATCCTCCACCGCTTCCAGATCGGTGCCGTGGTCGAGCGTGTGTTCGGCATCCTGCAGGCCGAACCAGTAATAGGGCCGCCCGCGCGGGTCGGTCGCCTCTATCAGGCTGCCGCGGCCGTAATCGTGGAAGCCCTGCCGCACCACGCGGATGCCCTTGACCCGGTCGGCGGGAAGGGCGGGGAAGTTGACGTTGACGAGCGTGCGCCTGGCCATGGCGGTGTGGATCAGCGGTTCCAGCACGCGAACGCCCCAATGCTCGCAGGCAGCGAAGCTGGGGCCATTGTCGCGAAAGGCCTGGCTGAGAGCGATGGCCGGAATGCCTGCGAGCGCGGCCTCCATCGCGGCGTTGATGGTGCCCGAATAGGTCACGTCGTCGGCCAGGTTCTCGCCCGCGTTGACGCCGGAGATGACGAGATCGGGCGGCCCGTCGGCGAACAGCTTGCGCAGGCCCAGGTTCACGCTGTCGGTCGGCGTGCCGGTGACAGAGAAGCGCCGTGGCCCATGCTCCCGCAGGCGGACCGGCATGTGCAGGGTGAGCGAATGGCCGGCGCCCGATTGCTCTTCCGCCGGGGCGCAGACCCACACATCGTCCGACAACTGGCGCGCCAGGGTCTCCAGAACCGCGAGGCCGGGGGCGTGGATGCCGTCGTCGTTGGTGAGGAGGATCTTCATGAATTTCCGGCGGGTAGCAGCTTTTCCACGCCGCC
This is a stretch of genomic DNA from Aurantiacibacter arachoides. It encodes these proteins:
- a CDS encoding DUF1761 domain-containing protein, which produces MGPVNWIAVLCAWLVAAAVGLAFYGRAATPSRQLARHAIAALLLLLTAAMMGHMFARVGDATLAAKPWLYPMMSGGLALAFTGPALFIAYARRDLAQGAAWKDYGVWVITYLAMGGVFWAAG
- a CDS encoding potassium channel family protein — its product is MAGKPTPRPRPPARRHPIHKRRFTPLKRAVRIPVWGDLSIRLSIALALIFLVIMIHWWDRDGLVDNLDGHISFLDVIYFTMISITTTGFGDIAPISDRARLVEAVIVTPVRFAVLFIFVGTAYNFIIKRSWEKFRMGQIQEQLHDHVVVLGFGVSGSEAVSELIERGTDPACIVVMDASPERLEQAELLGCNVIEADATRDENLEAVRIEAAKTVLVSAGRDDSSILIVLTVRHLAPNVPISVVVRAADNEQLARQAGADNVINPVRFTGLLLAGSAQGAHIADYLGDLASVTGRVQLVERPVLPEEIGRPLSDLASGGRGLRIYRNGGACGFWEHEAECLQAGDIVVEILPTEATEAGVRL
- the surE gene encoding 5'/3'-nucleotidase SurE — encoded protein: MKILLTNDDGIHAPGLAVLETLARQLSDDVWVCAPAEEQSGAGHSLTLHMPVRLREHGPRRFSVTGTPTDSVNLGLRKLFADGPPDLVISGVNAGENLADDVTYSGTINAAMEAALAGIPAIALSQAFRDNGPSFAACEHWGVRVLEPLIHTAMARRTLVNVNFPALPADRVKGIRVVRQGFHDYGRGSLIEATDPRGRPYYWFGLQDAEHTLDHGTDLEAVEDGYIAVTPLQLDLTDHAALGRLADRFA